The sequence below is a genomic window from Thermoflavifilum sp..
AACTGAAAACCTCCAACGACTCAATTTTCCATGCGCTGCTTGAAGCCGCACGAATACTTGCTTTTCAACTCCAACGTCCCGATCTGGCAAAAGATCAGCTAAATGCGCTACTGCAACGCAACCCCCAACCCGACAATTATCCCGAAATAGGCTATCTGTTGTACTTAATCTACCGCCAGCTGCACGATACAAGCCAGGCCATGTATTACCGGGAAGTGTTGATAAAAAATTATCCGGAAACCGAATTTGCTCGAGCCCTCCAACCGGCATCTGCCCCACATACTTTCCGGCTTTCTACCCTGTACGACAGCGCCTATGCCTGTTATGTGCAACAACGCTATGCGGAAGCACTGCAATGGATCCAGCAAGCGCAGGCACATCATCCGGTCGATTCGCTCCAGATGCAGCTCACCCTGTTGCAAGCAATGGCATTCATGAAGATAGGTAGTGAAGATTCAGCCCGACAATTGCTGGAAAGGCTCGCCCTGCAATATCCCGGCCTGCCGGCAGGGGCAGAAGCTAAACGCATACTGGACGTATGGCAACATAAACAGGAGCTTATAGCACATCTGGAAAGCCTTTCTGCGCCAGGCCCTACGCAGCAGGATAACATGCATCCACAACCCATTGCATCACAACCCCCGTCGCGCGCGAATCCGATACCCGTACAGCCAAAAACAGTCGATTCTTCAACTACAGCACCTCCAGCCATGCAACCTCCGCCGGCCAGACCAGTGAGCCCTACTCCCTATGCATTGAACGAAAAAGATCCCCATTTCGTGATACTGTTATTCCAGCATCCGGATGCCCGGCTACTCGAAGAGGCTACCCAACGATTTACCACCTACCTGCATGCCAGCAAAAGCGATAGCGGTATTCTGGTGGGCCCATACGCCCTTACCCCTACACAAACCATGCTGGTGTTTCGTATTTTCCCCGACGAAAACCATGCACTCGAATTCCTGGACCAGATCCGGGCAGCAGCTCCTGCCTTGCTGAAAGGCTTGCCGACAAACGATTATGTTTTTTATATCATCTCTCGCAGCAATTTCATCATCCTCAATCAAACCAAAGATCTAACCGGATATGTTCAATTTTTCAATGATAACTACATTACGCAGTAAACCAGCGCTCAGGATTTCATATTCACGAACTGGAGGGCAAAATCAAAAGGCGCTTTTTTGCAGTGCTGGATAACCGTTTGTAAATCATCAATCTTTTTACCACTCACCCGCACCATATCATCCATCACCGAGGCCTGCACCTTTAATCCCAGCTCCTTGATGTATTTCACGAGCTTTTTGGCTTCTTCCTGCGATAATCCATTGCGGATAGGTATCGTTTTCCGGATAAGCTTACCCGTGGGCTCAACAGGCTTGCTCAGGTCATACATTTTAACGTCCACACCCTGCCGCATGGTGCGACTCAGCAATACGTCGATGATTTGATTGAGCTTCATCTCCGATTCGGTGGTAATCACCAACAAATGCTCTTTTTTGCGCAGGTCAAGCTCTACGGGTACATCCTTAAAATCAAACCGATTGGCTATTTCTTTCCGGGTGATGTTTACTGCATTGTCAATCAGCTGCAAATCGGCTCTGCTCACAATGTCGAATGAAGGCATGGTAAAGATTTTTGCCTTAAAGTTAAAAGAAAAACTACCGCCGGTGAAATAAGAATCACACAACATTTAAGCGGTTTATTTGATATTTTTAAATAAAAATTGATATAATTTTAAATTTATTTATTTAAAATAAAAATGTTTCGAATATTCTTCAATAAGCCAGCTGCGATCCTTAACTTTGCATAGGATTGGCGATACCAAAACTTTGCTGACTGATGGATGGACAACAAGCTTCCCTGAACGCCTTCCGGAATCTGGTGGCGATGCGCTTTCAGCTGTATAACAGCCTTTTCTCCGCCCTTCCTTTTCATCGGGTGGAAAAAACCGGTGTGTTGCTTTCCATGTTTATCATGTTCTGTGAAGAGGCCTACCAGCGCGGATGGAGTCCATCCGAAATCATTGAACAATTTCTCTGTAAATACACGGACTATCAGACGGAGAAAGACCAGCTGGATTTATTGTTTCGCTTTATCCAGTATGCCGAACGGCAGGTCGTGCTGTTCGATGCGCTCGAAGATGCTGCATTTGGGGCAGTGAATGATTTAAATGGCAAAGGCACCTTAAAACATTTATTGAATGAAGTATATCAACAAAATGCCTGGCCACAGCTGAAAGAAAAACTGAGCAATTTTGCCGTACGTATTGTACTCACCGCTCATCCCACACAGTTTTACCCGAGCGAGGTGCTGGGTATTATTCATGATCTTTCCAATGCCATCATGCAGGATAATACAGCACTGGTGAATACCTACCTGCAACAATTAGGTAAGACGCCTTTTTTCAAAAAACAAAAGCCCACGCCCTATGATGAGGCCATGAACCTGATCTGGTATCTGGAACATGTATTCTATCCGGCTGTCGGAAAAATTCTTACCACACTCAAAACGCATGTAAACGGATATGATGAGCTGTTTACCTGCTCACCCATCCGGTTAGGGTTCTGGCCGGGAGGCGACCGCGATGGTAATCCTTTTGTAACGCCCGAGATTACCCTGAAGGTAGCGCAGGCTTTGCGAAATGCTATTTTAGTTTCTTATTACCGGGATGTGCGCAAATTGCGCAGGAGATTGACATTTAAAGGCATATCAACGCTCGTAGCCCAGCTGGAAGAGCTTTTGTACCGGCATGTGTTTGACCACCCCGAAAATCAGGTATTGACCGTGGATGATATCCGCAGGCCCCTGATTCAGATTCATGAGGCGCTGGTGCGGGATCACAATGGGTTATTCGCCGGTATGGTAGAGGAGTTGCTCAGCAAGATAGCGGCTTTTGGATTGTTTTTTGCTTCGCTGGATATTCGGCAGGATAGCTCCATCCATCGCCGCATTATCGATCAAATTGCGGCCCGTGGCGAGGCCTTGCCTGTGCATTACGCTCAGTTATCCCTGGAAGAAAAACTGTCGTGCCTGACGCAAATTCGCGTCAGGGTAAATCCCGATGATTTTTCTGATCCCCTGCTTCAGGACACGTTGCGGGTGATGGCTGCCATGAAAGATATTCAGCTGACCAACGGGGAAGAAGGCTGTCATCGCTACATCATCAGCCATGCCACATCGGCAATTGACATCATGGAGGTATATGCCCTCTTTCTGATGAGTGGCTGGAAACCCGAAGAGCTCCGGGTGGATATTGTACCGTTGTTTGAAACCATCGAAGATTTGCAACGCTGCAGTGAAGTGATGCAAACTTTGTACGCATTTCCTGCTTATCGCGCCCATCTGGCCCGACGGGGCGACAAACAAACCATCATGCTGGGCTTTTCAGACGGCACGAAAGACGGCGGTTATCTGATGGCCAACTGGAGCATTTACAAGGCCAAAGAATCGCTTACGGCCATTTCTCGGTCATCTGGCGTGCATGTACTTTTCTTCGACGGTAGAGGCGGACCACCAGCCCGTGGCGGAGGTAAAACCCATCAATTCTACGCTTCTATGGGGCAAAATATCGCCAACGAAGAGATTCAGCTCACGGTGCAGGGGCAAACCATCAGCTCAAATTTTGGGACCACAACCTCTGCCCAGTACAACCTGGAGCAGCTGATGCATGCAGGTATATCTAACGGCCTGTTTGCTTCAAGGCGAATGACTTTCACTCCGGATGAAGAACAACTGCTCAGCCAGCTGGCTGAAGAAAGCTTCCGGGCTTTCCAGGCGTTAAAAAATCATCCTGATTTCCTGAATTACTTGAATTATGCGAGCCCCCTCAGGTATTATGCTGAAACCAATATTGCCAGTCGGCCTTCCAGTCGGAACCGCTCAGCCAAACTAAATTTGAATGACTTGCGGGCAGTTCCCTATGTGGGCTCCTGGAGCCAGATCAAACAAAATGTACCCGGCTACTATGGCGTGGGAACCGCTCTGGAAGCGCTGTACAGGGCCGGTAAATGGAAGGCATTGCAGGAGCTTTATCAACAATCGCTTTTCTTCCGCACCCTGCTCGATAACTGTGAAATGTCGATGAAAAAAAGCTTTTTCCCGCTCACCGCCTATCTGGCCAAACATCCAAAATTCGGCACCATCTGGAACATGATTTATGAGGAATATGAAAAGACTAAGAAATACCTGCTCATGCTATCCGGTGCAAGCGATCTGATGGAAAATTATCCGGTGGAAAAACTTTCTATTCAGATGCGGGAAAGGATTATGTTACCCCTGCTTACCATCCAGCAGCATGCGCTGGCTAAAATTCGAGCCCATCAGGAAAATCCGGAATCGAGCTTACCGATTGAGACTTATGAAAAGCTGGCCATCCGTTGTTCATTCGGTATCATCAATGCCAGCAGAAATTCGGCCTGATCATGATTTACCGGCTAATAGATTAACCATCATAGCCAGAATAAAAGTATTAAACAAAAAGCCGATCAGGGCATGCAAAAAAGCCAGGCGACGAATCACACGCGAACCAATCTGCACATCCGACACCTGAAAGGTCATACCTATACAAAAAGAAAAATAAGCGAAATCCAGATAGTCAGGCCTTTTCTCCTCGGGAAATTCAAGTCCCCAGCCTTTACCATGTGAAGGATCCGGACGTTTGCCTGAATAGTAATACAGATGCGCATAGTGCATGGCAAAAATGGTATGGACCAGCAGCCACGAAACCGCAATCACCAGCAATAAAAACCACCACTGTCCGTGAAGTGTTCCGGCAGGTAAATGCAACAATTTTATGATGGCGAGTAAACTCGCTATTGCGGTGAGTATCACACAGGTGAAAATCAGGTTTTGCCCCATGTCCAGTGAAGCCGCCCTGCGTTTGATTTCCGTCGGATGCAACAGTACAATTGAAATCCACATGGTGCATAACAACACACCTGCATAAGTCAACCATAATTCTGCAAATCGTAACACCAGAGGTTGCCGGGGCAACGAATACATCCATACGGCAGCCAGCATGGTGCATACCAGCGCAATCACCTGTCGCTGCCAGCCGGTAAGGTAGGCAATCCATCTCCAGAGTTTGAATGGAAACATATCGAAGTCATTTAACCGAAAAACAACAAAAAATACAAGAATCTTCACAGTTTCCGGCACTTTTTTCGCCCACATATCAACAGGTTTCCCTCACACACAAAAACCCATGATATGCTCATATCTGCACATTCCTGCACGCTTACGGCGCCTGATGTCCTGTCTGAACTTGCTTTCTCAGCCGACTGGCAAATGCTTTTCAGCAAACTTAAAAACCAGATCATGCTCATCACGCAGGCCCAATCTCCGCTGGGTTATTTGCTGGTAAAAGAAATTGTGCGATATGGTATTCATGCCATTGTTACGGTGCCGGAACAGCAAATTATTGCGCGCTGGTGGAAGGAAATTTTTTCTTCCGATCCACACAGTACATGCATGGAAGAAAAGGCTATGAACCCGGAAACACTTATTCACCGCTTGCTCTGGAAATACGGGCAGTTGAACGCCGTATGGTTGCATGCCGAATTTGCGCATGTGTATGCTTTAGGATACTACTGGAGAAGCTGGATTCAGGCCCTTTCTGGCATATTGAAAAGCAATAGTCGCATTATATTCAGTGCTGCTTTGCAAAGTGATGGTATGTCGTCCTCATCATCCAGGCAATGGTTGTCGACAGCAACACAAGAGCTAAGCAACACCCTGCAATGGGTAAAAAAATCCTTACATCCTTCCATTCCGTTTACCCATATTCCGCCTTTTTTGTATCAATGTGCCATACAAACCCGCGCTGATAAAGAAGCATCCTTAAACACCTCTGCTGCAGTTAAGGAAGGCATTGCACGGCTTATGCTTGCTGATAAAATGTTGCAGGGGAATTAGTACACGAAGCAATACCCGGTTGAAGGAGAAGTGTGGAGCCGGCGGGAATCGAACCCGCGTCCATCCATGCTCTCTGAAAGCTTTCTACATGCTTATTCCGGCATTGGAGTTCAGGAAACCACTGGAGCCGGACAAACCGATGGTTTCCCTGAGCTGCTTGTCTTAAGCAACAGCTGCAGCGGGCTGTTGCCGCAACCTGTGTAAGTCCGATGATTCGGCGGGGCTGTCGATCACAGGTCTATCAACAAGCCCGGCCATAATGGCGTCCTGATCGCTGATCAGGCAGCCATGGCGTAAGAATAGTCGCCATTTACTTTCTGGATCTTCAGATTAACGTGCTAACGATCCAACGCACGGCATGCTTACACTTTCAAAGAACCCATGTTGTCAAAACCTTTCGGCCCCGATAACAAAATTACGCAAATCTTATTCCTGAATGGCATGTGCGCTATAATCTGACATTCCTGTCAGCTTTTCTGCGTATCCTGACATATCCCTGCCATTATCGACCGGTGAGGTGCCGCCAGATATCCAGCCCATTGGCATACAGCAACAAAGTAAACAAAATAATCATGCCGGCAATCTGGGCATATTCAAGGAATTTTTCGCTTGGCTTGCGGCGGGTAATGATTTCATAAAGCAAAAACAATACATGTCCACCATCCAGCGCAGGAATGGGCAGGATATTCATCACGGCCAGGATGATGGATAAAAATGCCGTCATGCTCCAGAAGGCCTGCCAGTCCCAGAAAGCCGGAAACAGGCTGCCAATGGTAATGAATCCGCCTAATGAATCAGAAGTTTTTACCTCTTTAGAAAAGAAAATAAGCTTGAGTTGCTGGAGATAGCTTCCGATGCTGGCGATCCCTTTCTGGATACCCGCGGGAATAGACGCCAGAAAAGTATAATGCCGGGTTTCAAAATGAAAAATCTTTTCTGGTGGGCGTTTACCAAAGCCAATCAACCCCTGGTCATTGATTCTGGCCTTCACGTACACGGTATCTCGCGGATGCCGCAATACACCCAGCGTGACCACGGTATTGCGCATACCTTTTTCCACTTCCTGAAATTCCTGGTCGAATGGGGTAGGATGTCCATTCAGGGAAATAACCCGATCGCCTTTCTGGAGCCTGCCATCAAGAAATTGAGCCGTTGGCAATACGGTATCCACAATTACGGGCATGCGCACGGAAACAAAACCCTTCCCTTTGCTTTTCACCAGCTGTTCAATGAATCCCTGCGGTACGGGCAGGCTGATCTGCACCCCATCACGATCGACCAGCAAGCGATGCGCCTGATTGACAATCATTTCGTAGGGGATGGAAGAAACATTTTCAACGGGTTTACCATCAATAGCCAGGATGCGGTCGCCATCACGTAAGCCCATCTGCTGAGCCAGCGGGCCGGCAGAAAGACCATAGGTAAGATTTTGCGGGGGCAAATAGGTTTCCCCCCATACCCAGAGCATGGCCACATAAATCATAAAAGCGAGAATCACATTCATGGTTACACCGCCAACCATGATAATCAAGCGCTGCCAGGCTGGTTTGGCCCTGAATTCCCAGGGCTGTGGCGGCCTTTGCAATTGATCCTTATCCAGGCTCTCATCTATCATCCCGGCAATTTTTACATATCCGCCCAGGGGAAGCCAGCCAATTCCATATTCGGTTTCCCCTTTCTTGAATTTGAACAGGGAAAACCAGGGATTAAAAAATAGGTAAAACTTCTCCACTCGTGTTTTAAACAACTTGGCCGGAATGAAATGCCCCAACTCATGCCAGATCACCAGAATCGACAGGGATAACATGAGCTGGGCTAACTTAATCAAAATTTGTGTGGTGGTCATTTCCAGATCAGGTTGTATCAGCTTCTACGCTGCATTTTATCAATGAATAGCTGGGCGTACCGACGTGCGAGCCGATCGCTTTCTTCATATTCTGCCAGGCTGGGGTGCAAAATGAAGGAAACTTTTTCAAGTGTTTGCTCAATGACATCCGACATATCCAGAAAACCAATTTTGTTTTTCAGGAAAGCCAGGACGGCCTCTTCATTGGCTGCATTCATTACACAGGGCGCATTTCCTCCTTTCCGCAGTACGTCCATGGCAATAGCAAGATTACGAAATGTTTTAATATCGGGGGCTTCAAAGCTCAAGGCTGGGAATTGTTTGAAGGAAAACCGGGGAAAATTATTGGCAACCCGATGGGGATAACAAAGGGCATACTGAATGGGCAATTTCATGTCGGGCAGGCCAAGCTGTGCTTTCAGTGAACCATCCTCAAATTGAATCAAGGAATGAATCACTGATTGAGGATGAATCACCACTTCAATCTGATCGGGTTGCAGATTAAAGAGCCAGCGGGCTTCAATCATTTCCAGGCCTTTATTCATTAAGGATGATGAATCGATTGTAATTTTCTCGCCCATGCGCCAGTTGGGGTGCTGAAGCGCGTGATCTTTTTTCACATTCACCAGGAAATTGGGTTTCTTACCCAGAAAAGGCCCACCCGATGCGGTAAGGATAATCTTTTCGATGCGGTTATGCTGCTCGCCTTCCAGGCACTGGAAAATGGCCGAGTGTTCGGAATCAACCGGAATAATGCGTGCCTGATGATTTTTTACGGCTTCCATAATCCATTCACCGGCCACTACCAGGGTTTCTTTGTTAGCCAGGGCAATCGTTTTACCCCGCTGGATGGCCGATATGGTGGGCCGTAAACCCGCAAACCCCACAATGGCGGCTATGTGGATATCATACATGTCTTCGGCAGCCGCCTCTTCCAGCCCCTGTATGCCCGCCAGCACACGTATGCCCCTCTGCTGAAGTTCATTTTTAACCAGGCTATAGGAGGCCTCATCGCCTATAACCACCAGACGAGGATGAAAGCGAATCGCCTGCTGAATGAGCAGGTCTGCATTCTTCCAGGCTGTTAGCACAGCCACCTCGAACAGGTCTGGATGAGCTGCAATCACTTCCAGTGCCTGTGTTCCAATAGAGCCCGTTGAT
It includes:
- a CDS encoding YajQ family cyclic di-GMP-binding protein, whose protein sequence is MPSFDIVSRADLQLIDNAVNITRKEIANRFDFKDVPVELDLRKKEHLLVITTESEMKLNQIIDVLLSRTMRQGVDVKMYDLSKPVEPTGKLIRKTIPIRNGLSQEEAKKLVKYIKELGLKVQASVMDDMVRVSGKKIDDLQTVIQHCKKAPFDFALQFVNMKS
- a CDS encoding phosphoenolpyruvate carboxylase, with amino-acid sequence MDGQQASLNAFRNLVAMRFQLYNSLFSALPFHRVEKTGVLLSMFIMFCEEAYQRGWSPSEIIEQFLCKYTDYQTEKDQLDLLFRFIQYAERQVVLFDALEDAAFGAVNDLNGKGTLKHLLNEVYQQNAWPQLKEKLSNFAVRIVLTAHPTQFYPSEVLGIIHDLSNAIMQDNTALVNTYLQQLGKTPFFKKQKPTPYDEAMNLIWYLEHVFYPAVGKILTTLKTHVNGYDELFTCSPIRLGFWPGGDRDGNPFVTPEITLKVAQALRNAILVSYYRDVRKLRRRLTFKGISTLVAQLEELLYRHVFDHPENQVLTVDDIRRPLIQIHEALVRDHNGLFAGMVEELLSKIAAFGLFFASLDIRQDSSIHRRIIDQIAARGEALPVHYAQLSLEEKLSCLTQIRVRVNPDDFSDPLLQDTLRVMAAMKDIQLTNGEEGCHRYIISHATSAIDIMEVYALFLMSGWKPEELRVDIVPLFETIEDLQRCSEVMQTLYAFPAYRAHLARRGDKQTIMLGFSDGTKDGGYLMANWSIYKAKESLTAISRSSGVHVLFFDGRGGPPARGGGKTHQFYASMGQNIANEEIQLTVQGQTISSNFGTTTSAQYNLEQLMHAGISNGLFASRRMTFTPDEEQLLSQLAEESFRAFQALKNHPDFLNYLNYASPLRYYAETNIASRPSSRNRSAKLNLNDLRAVPYVGSWSQIKQNVPGYYGVGTALEALYRAGKWKALQELYQQSLFFRTLLDNCEMSMKKSFFPLTAYLAKHPKFGTIWNMIYEEYEKTKKYLLMLSGASDLMENYPVEKLSIQMRERIMLPLLTIQQHALAKIRAHQENPESSLPIETYEKLAIRCSFGIINASRNSA
- a CDS encoding DUF1345 domain-containing protein, with amino-acid sequence MFPFKLWRWIAYLTGWQRQVIALVCTMLAAVWMYSLPRQPLVLRFAELWLTYAGVLLCTMWISIVLLHPTEIKRRAASLDMGQNLIFTCVILTAIASLLAIIKLLHLPAGTLHGQWWFLLLVIAVSWLLVHTIFAMHYAHLYYYSGKRPDPSHGKGWGLEFPEEKRPDYLDFAYFSFCIGMTFQVSDVQIGSRVIRRLAFLHALIGFLFNTFILAMMVNLLAGKS
- the rseP gene encoding RIP metalloprotease RseP, which translates into the protein MTTTQILIKLAQLMLSLSILVIWHELGHFIPAKLFKTRVEKFYLFFNPWFSLFKFKKGETEYGIGWLPLGGYVKIAGMIDESLDKDQLQRPPQPWEFRAKPAWQRLIIMVGGVTMNVILAFMIYVAMLWVWGETYLPPQNLTYGLSAGPLAQQMGLRDGDRILAIDGKPVENVSSIPYEMIVNQAHRLLVDRDGVQISLPVPQGFIEQLVKSKGKGFVSVRMPVIVDTVLPTAQFLDGRLQKGDRVISLNGHPTPFDQEFQEVEKGMRNTVVTLGVLRHPRDTVYVKARINDQGLIGFGKRPPEKIFHFETRHYTFLASIPAGIQKGIASIGSYLQQLKLIFFSKEVKTSDSLGGFITIGSLFPAFWDWQAFWSMTAFLSIILAVMNILPIPALDGGHVLFLLYEIITRRKPSEKFLEYAQIAGMIILFTLLLYANGLDIWRHLTGR
- a CDS encoding 1-deoxy-D-xylulose-5-phosphate reductoisomerase, with protein sequence MQFPRRIAIFGSTGSIGTQALEVIAAHPDLFEVAVLTAWKNADLLIQQAIRFHPRLVVIGDEASYSLVKNELQQRGIRVLAGIQGLEEAAAEDMYDIHIAAIVGFAGLRPTISAIQRGKTIALANKETLVVAGEWIMEAVKNHQARIIPVDSEHSAIFQCLEGEQHNRIEKIILTASGGPFLGKKPNFLVNVKKDHALQHPNWRMGEKITIDSSSLMNKGLEMIEARWLFNLQPDQIEVVIHPQSVIHSLIQFEDGSLKAQLGLPDMKLPIQYALCYPHRVANNFPRFSFKQFPALSFEAPDIKTFRNLAIAMDVLRKGGNAPCVMNAANEEAVLAFLKNKIGFLDMSDVIEQTLEKVSFILHPSLAEYEESDRLARRYAQLFIDKMQRRS